In Paeniglutamicibacter kerguelensis, one genomic interval encodes:
- a CDS encoding ArsR/SmtB family transcription factor, translating into MAHDDIFSALADPTRRQLLQSLRAESRSVGSLVESLGVSQPTVSKHLKVLREAGLVSMRADGQRRYYALELPTFTSLQEWLEAFLPPAPALALVPAAGAELDAAHHEVSHQATAAAQQLGRSVGRGLEQVTGRAQDFLERLPKPKFGRKR; encoded by the coding sequence GTGGCTCACGACGATATTTTCTCCGCATTGGCAGACCCCACCCGGCGCCAACTCCTACAATCCCTGCGCGCGGAGTCGCGCTCTGTTGGTTCCCTGGTCGAATCCCTGGGCGTTTCCCAGCCGACGGTTTCCAAGCACCTGAAGGTGCTGCGCGAGGCGGGCCTGGTGTCCATGCGCGCCGACGGCCAGCGCAGGTACTACGCACTTGAACTTCCCACCTTCACCTCGTTGCAGGAATGGCTTGAGGCCTTCCTGCCGCCGGCTCCGGCCCTGGCTCTGGTCCCCGCCGCGGGTGCGGAGCTGGACGCAGCCCACCACGAGGTCTCGCACCAGGCGACCGCCGCCGCGCAACAATTGGGCCGCTCCGTCGGCAGGGGCCTGGAACAGGTCACCGGACGTGCGCAGGACTTCCTGGAACGCCTACCCAAGCCCAAATTCGGCCGCAAGCGCTAG
- a CDS encoding acetoin utilization protein AcuC — MMAYRFSETHPMHPLRLDLTARLCRELELFDRENVTVVEPHVASDDELAAVHERGYIAAVHEVSANPEVPNEARGLGTEDNPAYAGIHEASARLAGGSIDAAEAVLGESALHVVNFGGGMHHASAGKASGFCIYNDAALAIERLLAGGVQKVLYVDVDAHHGDGTQSIFWDDPRVMTISIHESGMSLFPGTGFANEIGGPNAAGTAVNLAVPGLTGDAAWLRAFHAVVPQLAAVFGPEVIVSQHGCDGHKDDDLSNLRLSVDGQRQNALDIAELAQRLCGGRWIATGGGGYNTTSVVPRAWSHLVAIASGKPVPLRTPVPRPWREYVHERYGIWTPETMGDDAELWWRSWEVGYDPADPVDRSIMATRKEVFPLFGLDPWFD, encoded by the coding sequence ATGATGGCCTATCGCTTCAGCGAAACCCACCCCATGCATCCGCTTCGCCTGGATTTGACCGCACGGCTGTGTCGGGAACTCGAGCTGTTCGACAGGGAAAACGTCACAGTCGTCGAGCCGCACGTCGCCTCCGACGACGAATTGGCGGCGGTGCACGAGCGCGGCTACATCGCCGCGGTGCATGAGGTCAGCGCCAACCCGGAGGTCCCCAACGAGGCCCGCGGCCTGGGCACCGAGGACAACCCCGCCTATGCGGGCATCCATGAGGCCAGCGCACGTCTGGCCGGCGGTTCCATCGACGCGGCGGAAGCCGTCCTTGGCGAAAGCGCGCTGCACGTCGTGAACTTCGGCGGCGGCATGCACCACGCGTCGGCTGGCAAGGCCAGCGGGTTCTGCATCTACAACGACGCGGCGCTGGCCATCGAACGGCTGCTGGCAGGGGGCGTGCAAAAGGTCCTCTACGTCGACGTCGACGCCCACCACGGCGACGGCACCCAGTCCATCTTCTGGGACGACCCCCGGGTCATGACGATCTCCATCCATGAATCCGGCATGTCGCTGTTCCCCGGCACCGGGTTCGCCAACGAGATCGGAGGGCCCAATGCAGCGGGCACCGCCGTGAACCTGGCAGTGCCCGGGCTCACCGGGGACGCTGCCTGGCTACGTGCCTTCCACGCGGTGGTTCCGCAGCTCGCCGCCGTGTTCGGCCCGGAAGTCATCGTCTCCCAGCACGGTTGCGACGGCCACAAGGACGACGACCTGTCCAACCTGCGGTTGAGCGTCGACGGGCAGCGCCAGAACGCGCTGGACATCGCCGAACTTGCCCAACGCCTCTGCGGCGGGCGCTGGATCGCCACCGGCGGAGGCGGCTACAACACCACCTCGGTGGTGCCCCGGGCCTGGAGCCACCTGGTGGCCATCGCCTCCGGCAAACCCGTCCCGCTGCGCACCCCCGTGCCACGCCCGTGGCGCGAATACGTGCATGAACGGTACGGAATCTGGACCCCCGAGACCATGGGCGACGACGCGGAACTGTGGTGGCGTTCCTGGGAGGTCGGCTACGATCCCGCGGACCCGGTCGACCGCAGCATCATGGCCACCCGCAAGGAAGTGTTCCCGCTCTTCGGCCTGGATCCCTGGTTCGACTGA
- a CDS encoding TrkH family potassium uptake protein, whose protein sequence is MGNIPSFESAGRQHASARNPARWRTRLDQWRRASAEFTVRSPARLALFTFAFVIAIFTSLLSLPAASASGQYTPLYDALFTAVSAVCVTGLTVVSTATHWSFFGQLVMIIGVFVGGLGILTLASVLSLAVSKRLGVRGKLMAQNSMNTSAASTLGEVGSLLRIVITTSVAIEVALMLMLTPRFLILGEPFAQALWHGIFYSISAFNNAGFTPHSDGLVPYETDLWILVPLMLGVFLGSLGFPVVMILIAHRFNTRKWTLHTKLTLLVTSLLLVSGTLLWGLAEWSNPATIGNMTTGDKVIHSVFASVMTRSGGFNLVNMNDMNQVTMLLTDALMFAGGGSASTAGGIKVTTIAVMFLAIFAEARGDTDVRAFGRRIPEGTMRVAISVIVLGATLVSLATAALLVISGTTLERALFETISAFATVGLSTNLSAELPPSGKYVLSALMFAGRIGTITLAAALTLRQRNQLYHFPEERPIIG, encoded by the coding sequence ATGGGAAACATTCCCTCCTTCGAGTCAGCGGGACGGCAACATGCCAGCGCCCGCAACCCGGCTCGATGGCGTACGCGTCTGGACCAGTGGCGGCGGGCATCCGCCGAGTTCACCGTCCGCTCCCCCGCACGCCTGGCGCTCTTCACCTTTGCGTTTGTCATCGCGATCTTCACCTCGCTGCTCTCGTTGCCCGCGGCCAGCGCCAGCGGGCAGTACACACCGCTGTACGATGCCCTGTTCACCGCGGTCTCCGCCGTGTGCGTCACCGGCCTCACCGTGGTTTCGACGGCGACCCACTGGTCGTTCTTCGGCCAGCTGGTCATGATCATCGGCGTCTTCGTCGGTGGCTTGGGCATCCTCACACTCGCCTCGGTGCTTTCCCTTGCCGTCTCCAAGCGGCTGGGCGTACGCGGCAAGCTCATGGCGCAGAACTCCATGAACACCTCGGCGGCCTCCACCCTCGGCGAGGTCGGTTCGCTGCTGCGCATCGTCATCACCACCTCCGTGGCCATCGAGGTCGCCCTGATGCTGATGCTGACCCCGCGCTTCCTGATCCTTGGAGAGCCCTTCGCGCAGGCGCTCTGGCACGGGATCTTCTATTCGATTTCCGCGTTCAACAACGCAGGCTTCACCCCGCACTCCGACGGCCTGGTTCCCTACGAGACCGACTTGTGGATCCTGGTCCCGCTGATGCTCGGCGTGTTCCTTGGCTCGTTGGGCTTCCCCGTGGTGATGATCCTGATTGCGCACCGCTTCAACACCAGGAAGTGGACGCTGCACACCAAGCTCACCCTGCTGGTCACCTCGCTCCTGCTGGTCTCGGGCACGCTGCTCTGGGGGCTGGCCGAATGGTCCAACCCCGCCACGATCGGCAACATGACCACCGGCGACAAGGTCATCCATTCGGTCTTCGCCTCGGTCATGACGCGTTCGGGCGGCTTCAACCTGGTGAACATGAATGATATGAACCAGGTGACGATGCTGCTCACCGACGCCCTGATGTTTGCCGGCGGCGGCTCCGCCTCGACGGCCGGCGGCATCAAGGTCACCACCATCGCCGTGATGTTCCTTGCAATCTTTGCCGAGGCCCGCGGCGACACCGACGTGCGGGCCTTTGGGCGGCGCATCCCGGAGGGCACCATGCGCGTGGCCATCTCGGTGATCGTGCTCGGCGCAACGCTCGTCTCGCTGGCCACCGCCGCGCTGCTTGTCATCAGCGGCACGACGTTGGAAAGGGCGCTCTTTGAAACGATTTCCGCCTTCGCCACCGTGGGGCTGAGCACCAACCTCAGTGCGGAGCTGCCGCCGAGCGGGAAGTACGTCCTCTCCGCCCTCATGTTTGCCGGCCGCATCGGCACCATCACGCTGGCCGCGGCCCTGACGCTGCGCCAGCGAAACCAGCTGTACCACTTCCCCGAAGAGAGGCCGATCATTGGCTGA
- a CDS encoding potassium channel family protein yields the protein MADKKTDHNAPVLVIGLGRFGAAVADQLVRQGREVLAIERNQELVQKWSSVLTHVVEADATNIDALRQLGAQDFSSAVVGVGTSIESSVLITVNLVDLGIEHLWVKAITPSHGKILTRIGANHVIYPEADAGVRAAHLVGGRMLDFIEFDDGFAIVKMYPPKETQGFTLGESQVRSKYGVTVVGVKSPGEDFTYAQPDTKVTRRDVLIVSGHVDLLERFAARP from the coding sequence TTGGCTGACAAGAAAACCGACCACAACGCCCCGGTCCTGGTCATCGGCCTGGGCCGCTTCGGCGCGGCCGTGGCCGACCAGCTGGTCCGGCAGGGGCGCGAGGTGCTGGCCATCGAACGCAACCAGGAACTGGTGCAGAAGTGGTCTTCGGTCCTCACGCACGTGGTGGAGGCCGACGCCACGAACATCGACGCCCTGCGCCAGCTCGGCGCCCAGGACTTTTCCTCCGCCGTGGTCGGCGTCGGAACCTCCATCGAGTCCTCTGTGCTGATCACCGTGAACCTGGTGGACCTGGGCATCGAGCACCTCTGGGTCAAGGCCATCACGCCCTCGCACGGCAAGATCCTCACCCGCATCGGCGCGAACCACGTGATCTACCCGGAGGCCGACGCCGGCGTCCGCGCCGCGCACCTGGTGGGCGGGCGCATGCTCGACTTCATCGAGTTCGACGACGGGTTCGCGATCGTGAAGATGTACCCGCCCAAGGAAACCCAGGGCTTCACGCTCGGCGAGTCCCAGGTGCGTTCCAAGTACGGCGTCACGGTGGTGGGCGTGAAATCCCCCGGCGAGGACTTCACCTACGCCCAGCCGGACACCAAGGTCACCCGGCGCGACGTGCTGATCGTCTCCGGGCACGTTGACCTGCTCGAACGCTTCGCCGCCCGCCCGTAG
- the proC gene encoding pyrroline-5-carboxylate reductase: MGHMTSAPDSAAPTERKLAFLGTGSMNGAVLRGIIASGHNPQAVNATVRSDARAEALRADTGVNVLIASENPEANKQAVSGADIVFLGVKPVGIQALCDEIRDSLSPQAVVVSVAAAITIDMMASHLNPGQPIVRSMPNTPLMVGAGAVGLSAGDTVTAEALAEVVQLLSGSGIVHVVPESQQNAVSAISGSGPAYAFYLVEAMAKAGVELGLDPALAMDLARATVSGAGKMLADPQADPAAMRRAVTSPNGTTERAIATFDAEGLPQIMVHATAAAAARAAQISNELA; the protein is encoded by the coding sequence ATGGGCCATATGACTTCTGCCCCTGACTCCGCCGCCCCGACTGAACGCAAACTCGCCTTCCTTGGCACCGGCTCCATGAACGGCGCGGTGTTGCGCGGCATCATCGCCTCGGGCCACAACCCGCAAGCCGTCAACGCCACCGTCCGCTCCGACGCCCGGGCCGAGGCCCTGCGCGCGGACACCGGCGTGAACGTGCTGATCGCCTCCGAGAACCCCGAGGCCAACAAGCAGGCGGTGAGCGGCGCGGACATCGTGTTCCTCGGCGTCAAGCCGGTGGGCATCCAGGCCCTCTGCGACGAGATCAGGGATTCTCTTTCCCCGCAGGCCGTGGTCGTTTCGGTGGCCGCGGCCATCACCATCGACATGATGGCCTCCCACCTGAACCCGGGACAGCCGATCGTGCGCTCCATGCCCAACACCCCGCTGATGGTCGGCGCGGGCGCCGTGGGCCTGAGCGCCGGGGACACCGTCACCGCCGAAGCCTTGGCCGAGGTGGTCCAGCTGCTCTCCGGCTCCGGCATCGTGCACGTGGTGCCCGAATCCCAGCAGAACGCCGTCTCGGCGATCAGCGGCTCCGGACCCGCCTACGCGTTCTACCTGGTCGAGGCCATGGCCAAGGCCGGCGTCGAGCTGGGCCTGGACCCGGCCCTGGCGATGGACCTGGCGCGCGCCACGGTCTCCGGGGCGGGCAAGATGCTTGCGGACCCGCAGGCCGACCCGGCGGCCATGCGACGGGCCGTGACCAGCCCCAACGGCACCACCGAACGGGCCATCGCGACCTTCGACGCCGAGGGCCTGCCGCAGATCATGGTCCACGCCACCGCGGCGGCCGCCGCACGCGCCGCGCAGATCAGCAACGAACTGGCCTGA
- a CDS encoding sugar phosphate isomerase/epimerase family protein: protein MVESSNNSKAPIPVALSSASVYPLNVHDAFAVSHDLGYDGIEVLVTGNQISQDAAQLNRLAERYDQPIMAIHAPTLLLTQQVWGTAWNKIEASAAMAVEVGCDVVVAHPPFRWQGTYATEFSSGIRRIMEQYGVKIAVENMYPWRARGREAKMYLPHWNPIPEPYEFVTWDFSHSAIADMDSAAAFRDLGQRLSHVHLCDGKDNGKDEHLVPGLGTQPVIEAIEFLRDSEWDGVVAVEVSTRKARGAGEREAWLGETLEFARRYLAPVTTPAEAGSHSI from the coding sequence ATGGTCGAGTCCAGCAACAACAGCAAAGCCCCCATTCCCGTTGCCCTTTCGAGCGCCTCGGTCTACCCGTTGAACGTGCACGACGCCTTCGCCGTCTCCCACGACCTGGGCTACGACGGGATCGAGGTGCTTGTCACCGGAAACCAGATCTCGCAGGACGCAGCCCAGCTCAACCGCCTGGCCGAACGCTACGACCAGCCCATCATGGCCATCCACGCGCCGACCCTGCTGCTGACCCAGCAGGTGTGGGGGACGGCCTGGAACAAGATCGAGGCCTCGGCGGCGATGGCCGTGGAGGTCGGCTGCGACGTGGTCGTCGCACACCCGCCCTTCCGCTGGCAGGGCACCTACGCCACGGAATTCTCCAGCGGCATCCGCCGGATCATGGAACAGTACGGCGTGAAGATCGCCGTGGAAAACATGTACCCGTGGCGGGCACGCGGCCGCGAGGCAAAAATGTACCTGCCGCACTGGAACCCGATCCCGGAGCCCTACGAATTCGTCACCTGGGACTTCTCACACTCGGCGATCGCCGACATGGACTCGGCCGCGGCCTTCCGCGACCTGGGCCAGCGGCTGAGCCACGTGCACCTGTGCGACGGCAAGGACAACGGCAAGGACGAGCACCTGGTGCCAGGGCTCGGCACCCAGCCGGTCATCGAGGCCATCGAGTTCCTGCGCGATTCGGAGTGGGACGGGGTGGTTGCCGTCGAGGTCTCCACCCGCAAGGCCCGCGGCGCGGGGGAGCGCGAGGCCTGGCTGGGGGAGACCCTGGAGTTCGCCCGCCGGTATCTGGCGCCCGTCACCACACCGGCCGAGGCCGGCAGCCACTCGATCTAG
- a CDS encoding Ppx/GppA phosphatase family protein, translating to MRLGVLDIGSNTVHLLLVDAYPGARPVPFASHKRPLSLVQYLDENGAINEAGQAELLDFVHEAAQFASNHHAEDLLAFCTSAIRESANGEEVLERVITETGVRLTELTGEQEAGMTYYAVRRWFGWSSDAILNLDMGGGSFEMALGQDEFPTLAHSVPLGAGRLTREWLPQDPPSIKEVKALRNHVRETLAEPVAELRQFGRPTLVTGTSKTFRSLARITGAAPSTEGPYVKRVLRADSLKLWTNRLTAMNWEERAELPGVSAIRAPQLLAGAIVALEAMNALKVKSLRICPWALREGLMLRRFEHVLFDSSAPLSSSVGVGEVALGKSSVVSMSQGSNVR from the coding sequence ATGAGGCTGGGCGTACTGGATATCGGGTCGAACACCGTTCATCTATTGCTGGTCGACGCGTACCCGGGCGCCCGCCCGGTGCCCTTCGCCTCGCACAAGCGGCCGCTGTCGCTGGTGCAGTACCTGGATGAAAACGGGGCCATCAACGAGGCCGGGCAGGCCGAGCTGCTGGACTTCGTGCACGAGGCCGCGCAGTTCGCTTCCAACCACCACGCGGAGGACCTGTTGGCCTTCTGCACCTCGGCCATCCGCGAATCGGCAAACGGCGAGGAAGTGCTCGAGCGCGTCATCACCGAAACCGGCGTGCGGCTGACCGAGTTGACCGGCGAGCAGGAGGCCGGCATGACCTACTACGCGGTGCGCCGCTGGTTCGGCTGGAGCTCGGACGCCATCCTGAACCTCGACATGGGCGGAGGCTCCTTCGAAATGGCCCTGGGCCAGGACGAGTTCCCGACCCTGGCGCACTCGGTGCCGCTGGGCGCGGGCCGGCTGACCCGCGAATGGCTGCCGCAGGACCCGCCCTCCATCAAGGAGGTCAAGGCCCTGCGCAACCACGTGCGCGAGACGCTGGCCGAACCCGTCGCCGAGCTGCGCCAGTTCGGCAGGCCCACGCTTGTCACCGGCACCTCGAAGACCTTCAGGTCGCTGGCCCGGATCACCGGTGCGGCCCCCAGCACGGAGGGCCCCTACGTCAAGCGCGTGTTGCGTGCCGACTCGCTGAAGCTCTGGACCAACCGCCTGACCGCGATGAACTGGGAGGAACGCGCAGAACTTCCCGGGGTTTCGGCGATCCGCGCCCCGCAGCTGCTGGCCGGTGCCATCGTCGCCCTCGAGGCAATGAACGCGTTGAAGGTCAAGTCCCTGCGCATCTGCCCGTGGGCGCTGCGCGAAGGGCTGATGCTGCGCCGCTTTGAGCATGTCCTTTTTGACTCCAGCGCCCCACTCAGTAGTAGCGTGGGAGTCGGAGAGGTAGCGCTGGGCAAATCCTCGGTGGTTTCGATGTCCCAGGGCAGCAACGTTCGTTAG
- the topA gene encoding type I DNA topoisomerase, with the protein MPAKAKEKTGKKLVIVESPAKSKSIAKYLGEGFEVDASVGHIRDLPQPSELPAELKKTSLGKFAVDIDNDFEPYYVVYPDKKKRVAELKAKLKEADALYLATDADREGEAIAWHLLQVLKPKVPVYRMAFTEITQEGINRAMENIRELDTDLVDAQETRRVLDRLYGYEISPVLWRKVARGLSAGRVQSVATRLVVERERERMAFRSASYWDLSGTFSTANGETFGAKLASVDGARVATGRDFTDRGELKNPKSGAVAHLDEAKASALAAGLADVDFAVTSVDEKPYTRRPAAPFTTSTLQQEASRKLRWSSKSTMQVAQRLYENGYITYMRTDSVFLSNEAVNAARKQAAELYGTDSVPEKPRVYKAKSGSAQEAHEAIRPAGDSFRRPSSVRAQLSADEFRLYELIWKRTVASQMSDAKGFTATIKLAGKATTGQVAEFSASGTVITFRGFMAAYEEGRDAAREAEAAEAAEEARLPQLKVSDPLSGTGIDAASHTTSPPARYTEASIVAELEAREIGRPSTFAPTISTIMDRGYVTKRGGALVPSWIAFSVVRLLEEHFAKYVDYDFTARLEDDLDEIAHGQRGRSAWLKDFYFGSEETGEAGLQSVVENLGDIDARAINSIEIAPGIVLRVGKFGPYLEKPLPADAPEGTEPQRANVPEDLAPDELTAEKAIELMENQGPSERVLGVDPETGRTIVAKDGRYGAYVTEVIVEPTAEELAAMPVEYYKNGKPKPPKKPTKAKPRTGSLFKSMTVETVTLEDALKLISLPRVLGTDAEGEEITVQNGRFGPYLKKGSDSRSIGSEEEIFTITLEQALEIYSTPKVRGARTAVPPLAEFGVDPVSEKNIVVKEGRFGAYITDGVTNITIPRDTTLEELTRERAIELLADKRAKGPVKRKTATTTAKKAPAKKAPAKKAAAAKTSK; encoded by the coding sequence GTGCCCGCCAAGGCCAAAGAAAAGACCGGAAAAAAACTCGTTATCGTGGAGTCCCCGGCAAAAAGCAAGTCCATCGCCAAGTATCTGGGCGAGGGCTTTGAAGTCGACGCCTCGGTGGGACACATCCGGGATTTGCCGCAGCCTTCGGAGCTGCCGGCGGAACTGAAAAAGACTTCACTGGGCAAGTTCGCGGTCGACATCGACAACGACTTTGAGCCTTACTACGTCGTCTACCCGGACAAGAAGAAGCGCGTCGCCGAGCTGAAGGCCAAACTCAAAGAGGCCGACGCCCTTTATCTCGCAACCGATGCGGACCGCGAAGGCGAAGCCATTGCGTGGCACCTGCTTCAGGTGCTCAAGCCCAAGGTCCCGGTCTACCGCATGGCCTTCACCGAAATCACCCAAGAGGGCATCAACCGTGCCATGGAGAACATCCGGGAACTGGACACCGACCTTGTCGATGCCCAGGAAACCCGTCGTGTGCTCGACCGCCTCTACGGGTACGAGATCTCCCCGGTGCTCTGGCGCAAGGTGGCCCGCGGCCTGTCCGCCGGCCGCGTGCAGTCCGTGGCAACCCGACTGGTGGTCGAGCGCGAGCGCGAACGCATGGCCTTCCGCAGCGCCTCCTACTGGGATTTGAGCGGCACCTTCTCAACGGCTAACGGCGAAACCTTCGGCGCCAAGCTGGCCTCCGTCGACGGTGCGCGCGTTGCCACCGGCCGCGACTTCACCGACCGCGGCGAGCTGAAAAACCCAAAGTCAGGTGCCGTCGCGCACCTTGACGAGGCCAAGGCTTCCGCACTTGCCGCTGGCCTGGCCGACGTCGACTTCGCTGTCACCTCGGTCGACGAGAAGCCGTACACCCGCCGCCCGGCCGCACCCTTCACCACCTCGACGCTGCAGCAGGAAGCTTCCCGCAAGCTGCGCTGGAGCTCCAAGTCGACGATGCAGGTTGCCCAGCGCCTGTACGAAAACGGCTACATCACCTACATGCGTACCGACTCGGTGTTCCTCTCCAACGAGGCGGTGAACGCGGCGCGCAAGCAGGCCGCTGAACTCTACGGAACCGACTCGGTGCCGGAGAAACCGCGCGTGTACAAGGCCAAGTCCGGCTCCGCACAGGAGGCCCACGAGGCCATCCGCCCGGCCGGCGACTCCTTCCGCCGCCCGTCAAGCGTGCGCGCCCAGCTTTCGGCCGACGAGTTCCGCCTCTACGAACTGATCTGGAAGCGCACCGTCGCCTCCCAGATGTCCGACGCCAAGGGCTTCACGGCCACCATCAAGCTGGCCGGCAAGGCAACCACGGGTCAGGTCGCGGAATTCTCCGCCTCCGGCACCGTGATCACCTTCCGCGGCTTCATGGCCGCCTACGAGGAGGGCCGCGACGCGGCCCGCGAGGCCGAGGCTGCGGAAGCCGCCGAGGAAGCCCGCCTGCCGCAGCTGAAGGTCTCCGACCCGCTGTCCGGCACCGGGATCGACGCCGCGTCGCACACCACCAGCCCTCCGGCGCGCTACACCGAAGCCTCGATCGTCGCCGAGCTGGAGGCCCGCGAAATCGGCCGCCCGTCCACGTTCGCCCCGACGATCTCCACCATCATGGACCGCGGCTACGTGACCAAGCGCGGCGGCGCCCTGGTGCCAAGCTGGATCGCGTTCTCCGTGGTGCGCCTCTTGGAGGAGCACTTCGCCAAGTACGTCGACTACGACTTCACCGCGCGCCTGGAGGACGACCTCGACGAGATCGCCCACGGCCAGCGCGGCCGCAGCGCCTGGCTGAAGGACTTCTACTTCGGCTCGGAGGAAACCGGCGAGGCCGGCCTCCAGTCCGTCGTGGAGAACCTGGGCGACATCGACGCCCGCGCCATCAATTCCATTGAGATCGCCCCGGGTATCGTGCTGCGCGTGGGCAAGTTCGGCCCGTACCTGGAAAAGCCGCTGCCGGCCGACGCCCCTGAGGGCACCGAACCGCAGCGCGCCAACGTTCCCGAGGACCTGGCACCCGACGAGCTGACCGCCGAAAAGGCCATCGAGCTCATGGAGAACCAGGGCCCGTCCGAGCGCGTGCTGGGCGTGGACCCGGAGACCGGCCGCACCATCGTGGCCAAGGACGGGCGCTACGGCGCCTATGTCACCGAGGTCATAGTCGAGCCGACCGCCGAGGAACTGGCGGCCATGCCGGTCGAGTACTACAAGAACGGCAAGCCGAAGCCTCCGAAGAAGCCGACCAAGGCCAAGCCGCGCACCGGGTCGCTGTTCAAGTCGATGACGGTGGAGACCGTCACCCTCGAGGACGCGCTCAAGCTCATCTCGCTGCCGCGCGTGCTGGGCACCGACGCCGAGGGCGAGGAGATCACCGTGCAGAACGGGCGCTTCGGCCCGTACCTGAAAAAGGGCAGCGACTCGCGTTCCATCGGCAGCGAAGAGGAGATCTTCACGATCACCCTGGAGCAGGCCCTGGAAATCTACTCGACCCCCAAGGTCCGCGGCGCCCGCACCGCGGTGCCGCCGCTGGCGGAGTTCGGCGTCGACCCGGTCTCGGAGAAGAACATCGTGGTCAAGGAGGGCCGCTTCGGTGCATACATCACCGACGGCGTCACCAACATCACGATCCCGCGCGACACCACCCTTGAGGAGCTGACCCGCGAACGCGCCATCGAGCTGCTTGCGGACAAGCGCGCCAAGGGCCCGGTGAAGCGCAAGACCGCGACGACGACCGCCAAGAAGGCACCCGCCAAGAAAGCCCCCGCCAAAAAGGCAGCGGCCGCAAAGACGAGCAAGTAG
- a CDS encoding ArsR/SmtB family transcription factor — MSQNTAESDDVKIAPLTHMPAKSVTISDPQAIRALAHEARLTVLEELFASQSTRTATELASRCNLTPSAMSYHLRALEKYGYVIRAANEGDGRERRWKAAGDELVLGSLADSASAKNAYLNVQLNAFRDRLSAEITRRDKERIAGKVPDPDRAPMLTTGMVFLSEAHRKEFIARVYDLVYEYEAKAEPEERGVDGERLYYMLSFLQEIRDE; from the coding sequence ATGAGCCAGAACACCGCCGAGAGCGACGACGTGAAGATCGCGCCGCTCACCCACATGCCCGCCAAATCGGTGACGATTAGCGATCCCCAAGCCATTCGTGCGCTCGCTCATGAAGCGCGGCTAACTGTGCTTGAGGAGCTTTTCGCGTCGCAGTCGACACGAACCGCCACCGAGCTTGCCTCCCGCTGCAACCTCACTCCCAGTGCCATGAGCTACCACCTGCGCGCCCTGGAGAAATACGGCTACGTCATCAGGGCCGCCAACGAGGGCGACGGACGCGAGCGCCGCTGGAAGGCGGCGGGCGACGAGCTGGTCCTCGGCTCGCTCGCCGATTCGGCCTCGGCCAAGAACGCCTATCTGAACGTGCAGCTCAATGCGTTCAGGGACAGGCTTTCGGCGGAAATCACCCGCCGTGACAAAGAACGCATCGCGGGCAAGGTGCCGGATCCGGACCGCGCCCCGATGCTGACCACCGGCATGGTTTTCCTCTCGGAGGCGCACCGCAAGGAATTCATCGCCAGGGTCTATGACCTGGTCTATGAATACGAGGCGAAGGCCGAACCCGAGGAACGCGGGGTCGACGGGGAGCGCCTTTACTACATGCTTTCCTTCCTCCAGGAAATCCGCGACGAATAA